The Coffea arabica cultivar ET-39 chromosome 2c, Coffea Arabica ET-39 HiFi, whole genome shotgun sequence genome includes the window GTCATAtcataacaataataataacccCATAACAGTGATAACAACAAACTAACAAAGTTAAACATACAGCCTTCTTACACGCCCATGGCAAATCATGACTAAGATGCAAATCATGCAAATACATATGCATATAATGGATAGGGCGTGTATGGAAAAATAAGAAGAGAGACTAAATCTGGACCGACTGCATCTGCATGCATACTTGGAATCCTGGTTGAAAGACATCTATAGTCAGGAGGAGCAAACTCAAAGCAATTATATGACATCATCAGACCTTATTCAAGAAAACTAATTTGCTCTACTTAGCACTCATATTTTTACTTTGTAGTCATATTTGCACACAAATATCTACTAACACATGACAAGCACAGACATCTTCAAACATTACTCAGTTCATGAAGTTGTCAGCGTACACTAGGAATTGACAATTAGTTGAAGCATTCATTGATGACGTGCTTTTAAAAACAAGAGCTTATGCTGATTAGTGTAGGAGATGTACCCTACAACATCAACAGTGATGCCCATGAGTTAGTTAATCAACATTCACTATTCTAATTTTCTAGCAGAAAACAAGTTTACTGAAGCAATTAATCAAAAAACAGAGTCATAACCCGACAACAATACAACTGACAACCTCAAGATCATGACCTACAGAAATTCAACTACATATACAGACAAGATTGCTGTAGAATGAGATTGCAGAATCCAATTATCTCTTACAAAATTTGGGCAAGATATATTCAAAGCTCCGTTACAACAGTTAAAGCCTCAAACATCAGAACTATGAGGATGCAAGTACCCGTATTTGTAGAGCAGCTCAAAGTTCACATGTGTTAAGACATGAAAGGACAAACTTTACTTAGCTGTCAATGCTTTCGGGAAGTGGGTTCTAGGTCGACTTTCAGCCTAATATCCCCAAACTATATGTTTCATATGAAACTATTACAAGATTTCGAAAAATATAAAACACCTAATATAACATTAATTAAAAAATCTAGTACAGATCTTTAAGTATGCATATAAACAGGTTGCCCCACTCATCGGCACACTCACAAGCATGAATCCTGGACAAGCGTAGACAGAAAAACAGAAACAAAGCGGAAAATTACAAGTCTAATGAAAGGAGCAGCAGGAATGAGGAGTTTCCAAGTCCTCTGGAAATGCCGAATTTCCCTAAGAGCCACCGTCCCTGGCCTGTGCCGATATTTCTTTTTCTGCCTTCCCGCCTGTCTCGGACCTTTAATCGAACACgtaagaaatcaaaatcaacatttccCCCAAAACCAGCCCTCACCTATAATTCTCTGAAGATATTCTGAGTTCACATTTCCACtaaaaaaggggaaagaaaatttcacagaagaaaaaaTTAACAACTTTCTAGATTTCGCTCACTTGTTTTTGCTGCAGGGCTCCTCGGACTTCTCCTCGTAGGCGTCTGTTAActccaaaaaaatatatacatatacataaaaCAAATTAGTCAAACGGCGTAGTAATGCGTCTAAAAAatggagggagggagggaagTGAAGAGGAGTACCGCAGCAGCGGAAGAAGTGGCGGTTCCGGCCGTGGCGACGCCTGGAAATTGacaggggaaaaaataaaattagggtttaaacaaaaaaaaaaagaaaagaaaagaagaatcaATTactgaaatttcagaaaaagaaCGAAGAGATGGGAAGAAAGGAATAACCGGTGGGTTTAGGATGATTTCGGGTTCGTGAAGCCGGGTGTTTGGTTCTCGCCatcaattttactttttttttttttggtttcttctAGTTTTGAAGTAGTACTAGTCGAATAAGGAGGTGGAGGGAAATTGATGAAAGTTGAATCGAGTTGTGAGTTGCAACGGTAGGATAATCTTGGGTTTCCCGCTCGATTTCAGTTTCGATTTTGGTGCTGTAGTTGTTTCGGTTTGGGTTTGGGTTTGGGTAAAACCCGTCACTGATGGTGATGGTTTCCCTGCCTTTTGTAATCCCGTTTgtcaagtgaattttttgagtgtttgtctaaaattttactctagaagtttttaaaaaaattattgaagtgtgtttttttgaatattttaaagtgtagagtttaaaaattttgaaaaattttttgaggttactgtagttaaagtttttaaaaaacttatagcagataaatttggcaaaaaacttGTCTGCCAATACACTAATACGTGGCTTAAAAGTTCATTACTACTACAATTACGTGTTTAGATGCTGCTACTACTATACTTGTTAAGCTATAATGACATTTGTGTCATGGATCCTATTAGGATTTGTTTGATGACCTCAGAAGGGCTTTTATGATTAAGTTTTAGGCAAAGATTACTGCAACTGGTTAATTTGAAATTGATTTTGCCCCCCTCCCACCTAAGGAACAGCTTCATAATCAATTGCTTTTTGGCACTGTTTTATTCATAAGTAACCAAAGGTAGTACTCCTCATAGATGGTTCTTAAGCCTTGCATGTTTGATCATATTTTCTCATCTTCAATTTATGCATAGTTAGATTGATAATAGTGTATTGTGTCAGCGAATCTCACAAGACATAAGGTGAAAAATAGATTATAGGAGTATTTTGATTCTCCCTTGTAGGGCTGCTGTTCTGGCGAGTCGAGTTATTCGCAATTAACTTGCCAGCAGTTTGGTCAAATGCTTGACTTGAACTTGATCGGTAGCTTGATGCATACAACAAGTCAAGTTCGAACCTCCATTTGTGCAATTCGAGTACTCATCGAGTAGCTTGATTATTAGTATATTATTTATCTTATATTCTATTTTAATTATGAAATGACTAATAAAGATTTATGTTTTAGGTAATTTACCATAAATGTtgtctactccataaaatttatAAATGGCAAAAAATGTGATATTGTAATAACTGAAAAAGAAATGAGAATTTTAGATAGCTTACCATAAATTTgtgagccttttttttttgagttttattTCGTGTCCTAGAACTTGTTAAAGTTTGAGACTAGTCTCAAGCTTCAAGTAGCCGAGCTCAAGCTTGGAAATGCATTTTGTTGAGTTGAGTCGAGTTATATAATTTTTTGTCCGCTCGAGCTCAAACAGCGTCATATAGCATCGAGTTTGAACTCTAGCATAGCACTACTCGAACTCAACTCGAGTCATTAACACTCCTGCTCCCATGTAGTCTAAAATTGTGAAAACATGCAACAAAATAAGAAAcatgagaacaaaagaaatctccCCTTTCAGACTGAGCTGGGCTCTTTCATGAcaaaaatttcttgcaattgcaaTCCATCTAATCCTCTGCTTTCATGTTTCTGCATATAACACCTCAAGATTCAGAAAGAAAAAGTTTTATTAGATCACATCTTCAGAGAGAGACCACGCATTGAATATTGCGTATTCATGCTCAGTGCCATTTTTTGCCTGCAGATGCGATGGCCTGCTTGCAGCTGTCAGTCTATGTATTGCTTGACAATTACACAATCCCAAGCAGTCCACTGGACCCGGCAGGTTTTGATGAATTGTGCACATAGTAAGATGCCCGAATCAGGCATATTTCAAAGACGCAATTAGGAATCCCTTGTTTAACACCAGACACTTCTAAGTTGTGGACTGTAAGAGCATGGATACAAAGGAAATGTAACGATACTAGCATTCAAGCATCATCAACTTTCTTCATTCACCCTTTGCTTACTGTCCGTTTCTCATGAGTTTAAGATGGTGAAATCAAGCACATCAGTAAACCCAAATAGATCTAAACCTAACCACACAACATACAAGATGTTACTCCAAACCAGAGATGCCGCAACTAACTTAAGTATCGTCAACTGATGGAAATCGTGTTCCTGGATCTTTCACTTAGGTAATCAcaagttcaaaaattttcagCGAGCAGCACATATTGAAGAATTCATGAAGTAGCTCTGCCATGTCCTGACTCAAACCTGCATTTTAAGTGCCTGAAGCTTAAAAATTTGCACTTCAAACTTTATGGTTGTGCAGGCATAGGAGATGCTGGAGGCTTCAGATCCGGATACTGCAATTGGATGAAAAAAATGGCAGAAAAAAGAGGCATTAATGAACTTCATCAAATTGTTTGCAAATCAACTTAGacggtaaaaaacaaaaagattcGTTCCTAGGCGGGGAACAGCAGGGATAACTGAAGATATTTGGTTTCCCTCCATTGCTATAACCTTTAAACTGAAACCGTCCGACACATATTTTCTTTACCCATTGACTTTATCAAGTACCAACATTTGCTGCCAAGTGTTGGCTTGAGGGAGGAACATCCTTTTGTGCTATCAGATGGCCAGAAGATAATGACCAGTTGGTTACAGGAAGATGTGCCTGCAGAGGGGCTTGCTTTGTTGCATAAACATAAATATCATTAGACAACCGCAAAGAACTTACATTAGGGTAAGGAGAAAGAGGTCTTGAAATTCCAGGCAGTGAATCTGTTTCAACTTCTGCTTTAGGAACTGAATTGATTTCTGCTGTTGGCTCTGCGACTGCTTCTACTTTAGATGGCGCATCACTCACCCCAGGAACCGATTCAACTCTCTCTGTCGTGCTACCAATTGTACCAGGGTTTGCTTCTGTAGGTGC containing:
- the LOC113728181 gene encoding histone H3-like centromeric protein CENH3 isoform X2, giving the protein MARTKHPASRTRNHPKPTGVATAGTATSSAAATPTRRSPRSPAAKTSPRQAGRQKKKYRHRPGTVALREIRHFQRTWKLLIPAAPFIRLVKEISNFYTLDVTRWTAEALVALQEWITTGDYFTPLIGCRGLSGSVV
- the LOC113728181 gene encoding histone H3-like centromeric protein CENH3 isoform X1 produces the protein MARTKHPASRTRNHPKPTGVATAGTATSSAAATPTRRSPRSPAAKTSPRQAGRQKKKYRHRPGTVALREIRHFQRTWKLLIPAAPFIRLVKEISNFYTLDVTRWTAEALVALQEAAEDYLVQLFEDAMLCAIHAKRVTLMKKDWELARRLGGKGQPW
- the LOC113728181 gene encoding histone H3-like centromeric protein CENH3 isoform X3; this encodes MARTKHPASRTRNHPKPTGVATAGTATSSAAATPTRRSPRSPAAKTSPRQAGRQKKKYRHRPGTVALREIRHFQRTWKLLIPAAPFIRLVKEISNFYTLDVTRWTAEALVALQECIW